One Peribacillus simplex NBRC 15720 = DSM 1321 genomic region harbors:
- the mreBH gene encoding rod-share determining protein MreBH has protein sequence MLSNTEIGIDLGTANTLVYSKNKGIVFNEPSVVAIDIETNKVLAVGVDAKNMIGKTPGNIVAIRPLKDGVIADFDVTAQMLREIMKKASKALGLSIRKPSVVVCTPSGSTSVERRAIQDAVKSCGAKQVHLIEEPVAAAIGAGLPVEEPIANVIVDIGGGTTEVAIISYGGVVSCNSIRIGGDQLDEDISQYVRKKHNVLIGERTAEEIKKEIGYALVKHSVITMEVRGRDLVTGLPKPITISSTDVQEAIQESLLHILEAIRATLEDCPPELSGDIVDQGVILSGGGALLNGIQEWLTNEIVVPVQLADNPLESVAIGTGLSLEVIHKLQKAVY, from the coding sequence ATGTTATCAAATACAGAAATAGGCATTGACTTAGGAACTGCAAATACGCTAGTTTACAGTAAAAATAAAGGAATCGTATTTAATGAGCCATCTGTGGTGGCCATTGATATAGAGACTAATAAAGTATTGGCAGTCGGTGTGGATGCAAAAAACATGATCGGGAAAACACCTGGAAATATTGTGGCAATCCGTCCGCTTAAGGATGGTGTCATTGCGGATTTTGATGTGACCGCGCAAATGCTTCGGGAAATCATGAAAAAAGCAAGTAAGGCCCTAGGTTTATCGATACGCAAACCTAGTGTAGTGGTCTGTACACCATCAGGTTCCACATCAGTTGAGAGAAGGGCCATTCAGGATGCAGTCAAAAGCTGCGGAGCGAAACAGGTCCACCTTATCGAGGAACCAGTAGCAGCAGCAATCGGTGCGGGCCTGCCTGTCGAAGAGCCCATTGCCAATGTTATCGTTGATATCGGCGGTGGAACGACTGAGGTCGCAATCATCTCTTATGGCGGCGTCGTTTCTTGCAATTCAATCAGAATTGGCGGAGATCAATTGGATGAAGATATCAGCCAATATGTTAGAAAAAAACATAATGTGCTGATTGGGGAAAGAACAGCCGAGGAAATAAAAAAAGAAATCGGCTACGCACTCGTTAAACATTCCGTGATCACCATGGAAGTCAGGGGCCGCGATCTTGTAACGGGTCTTCCTAAGCCGATTACAATATCATCCACTGACGTCCAGGAAGCCATTCAGGAATCGCTGCTTCATATACTAGAAGCAATCAGGGCCACTTTGGAAGATTGTCCTCCTGAATTGAGCGGGGATATCGTCGATCAAGGTGTCATCTTATCCGGCGGAGGTGCACTTCTCAACGGGATACAAGAATGGCTGACGAATGAAATTGTCGTCCCAGTCCAACTTGCAGATAACCCGCTTGAATCAGTTGCCATCGGAACCGGGCTTTCACTTGAGGTCATTCACAAATTACAAAAAGCCGTGTACTAA
- a CDS encoding YihY/virulence factor BrkB family protein → MNKSIKFSKKLIKEIKEDRVTGLAAEQAYYYLLALFPLLILLLSILPYLNIDIQTALDTIKTFMPSETMEVIEKNIINILSERNGGLLTFGFLGTIWSASNGMNAFIHSMNIAYDVEETRNFIKARFISIVLTLGLVVAFIVMLGLPVFGKVIIDLLQQVIPIPEETQILFSLLRWVIAVVIISLVLAFLYRFAPNKSFPIKHVIPGAVTATVLWLGISLGFSFYVSNFANYSSTYGSLGGVIILMLWLYLSGLIFVVGGEINAILHRQNSIPKKPSRTIVHPVPLKR, encoded by the coding sequence ATGAATAAGTCGATAAAATTTTCAAAGAAACTGATTAAAGAAATAAAGGAAGATCGTGTGACGGGCCTGGCAGCAGAACAAGCTTATTACTATTTACTGGCACTATTCCCTTTGCTCATTTTACTGCTGTCCATATTACCTTATCTGAACATCGATATTCAGACAGCCCTTGACACGATAAAAACCTTCATGCCTTCGGAAACGATGGAAGTCATCGAGAAAAATATCATCAATATATTATCTGAACGGAACGGTGGCTTACTGACTTTTGGTTTCCTTGGCACCATATGGTCAGCTTCCAATGGAATGAATGCGTTCATCCATTCCATGAATATCGCCTATGATGTTGAGGAAACAAGGAATTTCATTAAAGCCCGTTTCATTTCCATTGTATTGACATTAGGCCTGGTTGTAGCATTCATCGTCATGTTGGGTCTCCCCGTCTTCGGAAAAGTCATCATCGATTTATTACAGCAAGTCATTCCGATCCCTGAAGAAACGCAAATATTATTCAGCTTATTACGGTGGGTTATCGCGGTTGTGATCATCTCACTTGTCCTGGCCTTTTTATATCGCTTTGCACCGAATAAAAGTTTTCCCATTAAACATGTCATCCCAGGGGCAGTGACCGCAACTGTACTTTGGCTGGGAATATCACTTGGATTTTCATTCTATGTCAGTAACTTTGCCAACTACTCTTCCACTTACGGCAGTTTAGGAGGCGTCATCATCTTGATGCTATGGCTGTATTTGAGTGGTCTGATCTTTGTGGTAGGCGGAGAAATCAATGCAATTCTTCATCGTCAAAATTCCATTCCAAAAAAACCATCGCGGACGATCGTTCATCCTGTCCCGCTTAAAAGGTAA
- a CDS encoding cation:proton antiporter, translating into MDHLVFEVGTALLLVALAALVAGKFKISNVPLLIIIGMLVGPHAPHFGLIDLRFIESDEILAFLGRVGILFLLFYLGLEFSVKKLMKSGKNIVTGGTYYILINVGMALLYGFLLGLPLKEVLILTGIISFSSSAIVAKVLVDLKRTGNNETELILGIIMFEDIFLAVYLSVVSGLVLSSSGSVWGTLLSTFIAIGYMLIFFVIARKASGVLNKLFNITSDEIFIIVVFALLFFIAGFSETIHVAEAIGALLLGLVFSETEHSDRIEKLVIPFRDFFGAIFFFSFGLSIDPTTLGGAVWMVLGAVIITIIGNFAAGMIAGRKSGLSHRASANIGLTIVSRGEFSIILANLGIAGGLMPILTPFAALYVLTLAILGPILTKESKHIYNILNKVFKWTPPKVQKEHGKEVQ; encoded by the coding sequence ATGGACCATTTAGTCTTTGAAGTGGGAACTGCCCTACTTCTAGTAGCATTAGCTGCTCTCGTTGCAGGTAAATTCAAAATATCAAATGTTCCACTATTAATTATCATCGGGATGCTCGTTGGCCCCCATGCCCCGCACTTCGGATTAATTGACCTGCGTTTCATTGAAAGTGATGAAATCTTAGCATTCCTCGGTCGTGTCGGTATTTTATTCCTTCTGTTTTACCTAGGGCTTGAATTTTCCGTCAAAAAGCTTATGAAGTCCGGGAAAAATATCGTGACAGGCGGAACCTATTACATTTTAATCAACGTGGGAATGGCCTTGCTGTACGGTTTCCTGCTTGGCCTTCCATTAAAAGAGGTTCTGATATTAACCGGGATCATCAGTTTTTCTTCAAGTGCCATTGTGGCAAAGGTACTTGTGGACCTTAAAAGGACCGGTAACAATGAAACCGAGCTAATCCTTGGCATCATCATGTTTGAAGATATCTTCCTCGCTGTTTATTTATCAGTCGTATCCGGATTGGTATTAAGCTCTTCTGGTTCCGTTTGGGGAACATTACTTTCTACATTTATCGCGATTGGGTATATGCTGATATTTTTTGTTATCGCCCGGAAAGCATCTGGGGTCCTTAACAAATTATTCAACATAACCTCCGATGAGATTTTTATCATCGTTGTGTTCGCATTACTATTCTTCATTGCCGGTTTCTCGGAAACGATTCATGTTGCGGAAGCCATCGGTGCATTACTGCTCGGCCTAGTCTTTTCTGAGACGGAACATAGCGACAGGATTGAGAAACTTGTCATTCCCTTCAGAGACTTCTTCGGGGCCATATTTTTCTTCAGCTTTGGCTTGAGTATCGATCCGACGACCCTTGGTGGAGCTGTCTGGATGGTTCTTGGAGCCGTCATCATCACCATAATCGGTAACTTTGCCGCTGGTATGATTGCCGGACGCAAATCCGGTTTATCTCACAGAGCTTCCGCAAACATCGGTTTAACGATCGTTTCACGCGGCGAATTCTCCATTATTTTAGCCAACTTAGGCATTGCTGGCGGTTTAATGCCTATACTAACCCCGTTTGCGGCACTTTATGTTTTGACCTTAGCGATTCTTGGGCCGATCCTTACAAAAGAATCCAAACACATCTATAACATCCTAAATAAAGTCTTCAAATGGACCCCTCCGAAGGTTCAAAAGGAACATGGAAAAGAAGTGCAATAG
- the ribE gene encoding riboflavin synthase has product MFTGIIEDIGTVHSLKKGKSSMELSIRSEKILEDVHLGDSISVNGVCLTVTSFTKSLFTVDVMPETVKASSIRTLKLGSPVNLERAMSAQGRFGGHFVSGHIDGTGTIIKKERKENAVYYVIQLEEGLSTFCIPKGSVAIDGTSLTIFGIERNLLTVSLIPLTHQDTILGQKTAGDIVNIENDMIGKYIIHQMKNGNPKPGLNLEFLAEHGF; this is encoded by the coding sequence ATGTTTACGGGAATCATTGAGGATATCGGTACCGTGCATTCCTTGAAAAAAGGAAAAAGCAGTATGGAGTTATCGATTCGTTCTGAAAAAATCCTTGAAGATGTGCATCTGGGGGATAGTATTTCAGTCAACGGGGTCTGCTTAACGGTAACGTCCTTCACGAAAAGTTTGTTTACGGTCGATGTGATGCCGGAAACGGTCAAAGCTTCCTCGATCCGGACGTTAAAATTGGGATCACCTGTAAATCTCGAACGAGCCATGAGTGCACAGGGAAGGTTTGGAGGTCATTTTGTTTCAGGTCATATCGACGGGACCGGAACAATCATAAAAAAAGAACGGAAAGAAAATGCCGTATATTATGTAATCCAATTGGAAGAAGGGCTTAGTACTTTTTGCATTCCAAAAGGTTCCGTGGCCATTGATGGAACGAGCTTGACGATATTTGGGATTGAAAGGAACCTTTTGACTGTATCATTGATTCCATTGACTCATCAGGACACCATATTGGGACAAAAAACGGCTGGTGATATAGTTAACATCGAAAACGATATGATAGGGAAATATATAATACATCAAATGAAAAATGGCAATCCAAAACCAGGACTGAATTTAGAGTTTTTGGCAGAGCATGGATTCTAA
- a CDS encoding TspO/MBR family protein, whose product MIISIINLIFYLFVVTMNFLANSLPLNGQTSGEISDKLDVLFTPAGYVFSIWGLIYFLLAIWVFRQFLSKHQNSPAYKASFPWFALSCVLNGAWLLAWHYEHFLLSVFIIIALFVTLVVIYTSIKKVEHTTFDLFPFSVYTGWVSVATIADISYYLTYIKWDGFGLSSLTWTIVLLIAATILAFVFAGKNRDWCYPLVFVWAFIGIGIRNIAAYPVITDISYILAAITFIVSITIFIKNRRN is encoded by the coding sequence ATGATTATTTCCATCATAAACTTGATTTTCTATCTGTTCGTCGTCACGATGAATTTTTTAGCCAATTCCCTGCCATTGAACGGCCAAACATCAGGAGAGATTTCCGATAAACTGGATGTCCTTTTCACTCCTGCCGGTTATGTATTTTCCATATGGGGCTTAATCTATTTTCTGCTCGCCATCTGGGTATTCAGGCAGTTTTTAAGTAAACATCAAAACAGCCCTGCTTATAAGGCATCCTTTCCATGGTTCGCTTTAAGCTGTGTCCTAAATGGCGCTTGGCTTTTGGCTTGGCACTACGAGCACTTTCTGTTATCCGTATTCATTATCATTGCTCTGTTTGTTACTTTAGTGGTCATTTATACAAGTATAAAAAAAGTGGAGCACACTACTTTCGACCTATTTCCGTTTTCCGTTTATACAGGCTGGGTAAGTGTTGCAACCATCGCTGACATTTCTTATTACCTCACCTATATCAAATGGGACGGTTTTGGGCTTTCCAGTTTAACCTGGACGATTGTCCTGCTGATTGCAGCAACAATCCTGGCCTTTGTCTTTGCAGGTAAAAACCGGGATTGGTGCTATCCACTCGTATTCGTTTGGGCGTTCATAGGCATCGGGATACGAAATATCGCCGCCTATCCGGTAATCACAGACATTTCTTATATCCTGGCAGCCATCACTTTTATCGTATCCATCACCATATTCATTAAAAATAGAAGGAACTGA
- a CDS encoding tyrosine-type recombinase/integrase: MEYVEAFKDINQISKIKTYLRAHSSRDYLLFVLGINTGMKINEMLEITVASVLDETGKIKEFYEQRTENDEVNQIYLNLKVRTALQEYLKGSKVIEGQFLFLSPKTKKPITRQQAHRIIHDAVEGAGLTGKFGASSMRKTFGYHAYKQGVSLALIQKHYHHSSPSETLKYIGISKEKKFKTNIDVNL; this comes from the coding sequence ATGGAATATGTAGAAGCCTTTAAGGATATCAATCAAATCAGCAAAATAAAAACATACTTACGCGCTCACTCCAGTCGGGATTATTTATTGTTTGTACTCGGCATCAATACAGGTATGAAGATAAATGAAATGCTCGAAATCACCGTCGCCAGCGTTCTGGATGAAACGGGCAAAATCAAGGAGTTCTATGAGCAACGGACGGAAAATGACGAAGTCAACCAAATTTATTTGAACCTGAAAGTCCGTACCGCCTTACAAGAATACCTTAAAGGCTCGAAGGTTATCGAAGGTCAATTTTTATTTCTTTCCCCTAAGACAAAAAAGCCGATTACACGTCAACAGGCACATCGAATCATCCATGATGCTGTGGAAGGTGCAGGGCTGACAGGCAAATTCGGAGCAAGTTCGATGCGTAAAACTTTTGGCTACCATGCCTATAAACAAGGAGTGTCACTGGCCTTGATACAGAAGCACTACCATCATTCCAGTCCATCGGAGACATTAAAATACATCGGCATATCAAAGGAGAAGAAATTCAAGACGAACATTGACGTTAACTTATAA
- a CDS encoding IS1182 family transposase, producing the protein MLSKHNSIQRDQLEMITLDQLVPANHLVRKIEASIDFTFIYDLVKDMYSEVGRPSIDPVILVKLTFIQYTFGIRSMRKTIEEAETNMAYRWFLGYGFHDKVPHFSTFGKNYERRFKDTDLFEQIFYRILMTAADRKLISAEHVFVDSTHVKANANKRKFEKKIVRKETRAYQGRLQDEINQDRENHGKKPFPPDKFDKEETKAIKESTTDPESGYYVKDERTKQFAYSFHAAADRNGFVLGTIVTPGNTHDSHILEPLIEQVIEKVGKPEAVAADAAYKTPAITSYLFNKEITPALPYTRPRTKEGFFRKHDYVYDEHFDCYLCPSGETLKYTTTNKEGYREYKSPKQICATCSFLSRCTESKDHQKVVTRHIWQAYVEEADHLRHHQEVKPIYAKRKETIERVFADAKEKHGMRWTTLRGLKKLSMQAMLTFAAINLKKMATWTWQGPKMA; encoded by the coding sequence ATGCTTTCGAAACATAATTCTATTCAGCGAGACCAACTTGAAATGATTACTTTAGATCAACTGGTGCCGGCGAATCATTTGGTTCGTAAAATTGAGGCTTCTATTGACTTCACTTTCATTTATGACTTGGTGAAAGATATGTATTCAGAGGTAGGACGCCCAAGTATTGATCCAGTTATTTTAGTTAAACTGACATTCATTCAATATACCTTCGGTATTCGTTCCATGCGTAAAACGATTGAAGAAGCTGAAACAAATATGGCTTACCGTTGGTTCTTAGGCTATGGTTTCCATGATAAAGTACCTCATTTCTCAACGTTCGGGAAAAATTATGAGCGACGCTTTAAAGATACAGACCTGTTTGAACAGATTTTCTATCGCATCTTAATGACAGCTGCTGATAGAAAGTTAATAAGTGCTGAACACGTATTCGTCGATTCCACACATGTGAAAGCCAATGCGAATAAGCGCAAATTTGAAAAGAAAATCGTACGCAAAGAAACACGAGCATATCAAGGGCGTCTTCAAGATGAAATAAATCAAGATCGTGAAAACCATGGTAAGAAGCCTTTTCCACCAGATAAATTTGATAAGGAAGAAACCAAAGCAATTAAAGAAAGTACTACGGATCCTGAGAGTGGCTACTATGTGAAAGATGAACGAACAAAACAGTTTGCCTATTCATTCCACGCGGCCGCAGACCGCAACGGTTTTGTATTGGGAACGATTGTAACACCTGGTAATACACATGACAGTCATATTTTGGAGCCACTTATTGAGCAAGTGATTGAGAAAGTTGGAAAACCAGAAGCAGTTGCAGCAGATGCAGCTTATAAAACACCAGCGATTACAAGCTACCTATTTAACAAAGAAATCACACCTGCTTTACCTTATACACGTCCTCGTACAAAAGAAGGGTTCTTTCGCAAACATGACTATGTTTACGATGAACACTTTGATTGTTACCTTTGCCCTTCGGGCGAAACTTTAAAGTACACAACAACAAATAAAGAGGGCTATCGCGAGTACAAATCGCCAAAACAAATTTGTGCAACATGCTCATTTTTATCACGGTGTACAGAAAGCAAAGACCATCAAAAAGTAGTGACACGGCATATTTGGCAAGCATATGTGGAAGAAGCAGATCATCTGCGTCATCATCAAGAGGTAAAACCTATATATGCGAAACGCAAAGAAACGATTGAGCGTGTATTCGCAGATGCAAAAGAAAAGCATGGTATGCGTTGGACTACTTTAAGGGGACTTAAAAAATTGTCGATGCAAGCGATGCTTACTTTCGCTGCCATTAATTTAAAGAAGATGGCCACTTGGACATGGCAAGGTCCTAAAATGGCTTAA
- a CDS encoding DHH family phosphoesterase — protein MYHLFTHNDLDGVGCGIVAKLAFGEEVVVSYNSIGRLNQNVGVFLEQAKIEDTLIVTDLSVDEDNEKMITQFVEDGGKALLIDHHKSALHLNEHDWASVTVEQEDGKQTAATSLFYQYAVENKLLEPSSIVAEFVELVRQYDTWEWEVNKNTTAKRLNDLFFMIPIEEFEMKIANKLSTAESFTFDEVEQTLLNVEESRVDRYINRKKREVYQATVGPHTAGVVHAESYHSELGNELSKEFSHLDYIAILMVGSKRISFRTIHDDIDVSEVAGKYDGGGHQKAAGCTMSEKAYSQYVEKTFYAEPLKRDAHKNQLNVKESPEGCLYSTRDKQDIFIYEDEEEEWIVEINGKQQKKTFDTFAEAEKYMKRKYAAWLTHDERYEEFVNKG, from the coding sequence GTGTACCATCTCTTTACACATAATGATTTAGATGGAGTCGGCTGCGGCATTGTAGCTAAGCTGGCATTCGGAGAAGAAGTAGTGGTTAGTTATAATTCGATTGGTCGCCTTAATCAGAATGTAGGAGTATTTCTTGAGCAGGCTAAGATTGAAGATACATTGATCGTTACTGATCTATCGGTTGATGAAGATAACGAAAAAATGATTACTCAGTTTGTGGAAGATGGAGGCAAGGCGCTGCTGATTGATCATCATAAGTCAGCACTGCATTTGAACGAACATGATTGGGCATCTGTAACTGTCGAACAGGAAGATGGTAAACAGACGGCAGCGACATCATTATTCTATCAGTATGCAGTTGAAAATAAATTGCTGGAACCTTCAAGCATTGTCGCTGAATTCGTTGAATTGGTCCGTCAATACGATACCTGGGAATGGGAAGTCAATAAAAATACAACGGCAAAACGATTGAATGACCTGTTTTTCATGATTCCGATAGAGGAATTCGAAATGAAAATCGCAAATAAGTTGTCGACGGCTGAAAGTTTTACTTTTGACGAAGTGGAGCAAACCCTTCTGAATGTTGAAGAGAGTCGGGTAGATCGGTACATAAACAGGAAAAAAAGAGAAGTCTATCAGGCTACTGTCGGTCCCCATACAGCTGGTGTGGTCCATGCAGAGTCATACCACTCAGAATTGGGTAATGAATTGTCGAAAGAGTTCTCACATCTGGATTATATAGCCATCCTGATGGTAGGAAGTAAAAGAATCAGCTTCCGGACAATCCACGATGATATAGATGTTTCTGAGGTTGCTGGCAAGTACGATGGAGGCGGCCACCAAAAAGCCGCTGGTTGTACCATGTCCGAAAAGGCATATAGCCAATATGTCGAAAAGACCTTCTATGCCGAGCCCCTTAAACGAGACGCACATAAGAATCAATTGAATGTAAAAGAATCCCCCGAGGGTTGCCTATATTCAACGAGAGACAAACAGGACATATTCATCTATGAGGATGAAGAAGAGGAATGGATAGTTGAAATTAACGGAAAACAACAGAAAAAAACATTCGATACATTCGCGGAAGCGGAAAAATACATGAAGCGGAAATACGCTGCATGGCTGACCCATGATGAAAGATATGAAGAGTTTGTCAATAAGGGATGA
- the ribE gene encoding 6,7-dimethyl-8-ribityllumazine synthase — translation MGKTIEAQLIGSGLKVGIVVGRFNEFITSKLLGGALDGLKRHGVDENDVDIAWVPGAFELPLIAKKLVNTGKYDAVIGLGTVIRGATSHYDYVCNEAAKGMASVSLETGVPVIFGLLTTENIEQAIERAGTKSGNKGYEAAVSAIEMANLGKLIEQ, via the coding sequence ATGGGGAAAACTATTGAAGCACAATTAATCGGATCAGGATTGAAAGTCGGTATCGTGGTAGGAAGATTTAATGAGTTTATCACAAGCAAGCTTTTAGGAGGGGCATTGGATGGCCTTAAGCGTCATGGCGTTGATGAGAATGATGTTGACATCGCGTGGGTCCCGGGTGCTTTTGAACTTCCGTTAATTGCTAAGAAACTTGTGAATACAGGTAAATATGATGCAGTAATCGGTCTTGGAACGGTAATCAGGGGTGCCACTTCACATTATGATTATGTCTGTAATGAAGCAGCTAAAGGCATGGCTTCCGTTTCATTGGAAACAGGTGTACCGGTTATCTTCGGTTTGCTGACAACTGAGAATATTGAACAAGCCATTGAACGTGCAGGAACAAAATCAGGTAACAAAGGCTATGAAGCTGCTGTTAGTGCCATTGAAATGGCCAACCTTGGAAAATTGATAGAACAGTGA
- a CDS encoding DMT family transporter: MNKFIFGFLVILTTALMGSSFAIGKIGLAYTSPMLLAAIRFILAGFIMAIVVKLIKRPHPKKIMDWTKLSIIGFFQTAGVMGCIFVGLRTISAGELSILTFMNPLLVVIFGTLFLRTLYTLQQWSGVLLGFIGVFITMGAHLDLKTGTLLGLMSAISWSIATLLMKNWGHTFDTWVMSAYQMLCGGILLLIGSFLFEQPFFKITQASIIILLWLAIMASIVQFSVWYFLLQNGDPAKTSAFLFLAPFFGVLSGYLLLDEPVHWYVAVGGSLIFIGIFLVNWEAHHIQAVEKACSVDSAK, translated from the coding sequence ATGAACAAATTCATTTTTGGTTTTCTGGTCATTTTAACGACTGCTTTAATGGGGTCATCATTCGCAATAGGAAAAATTGGTTTAGCATATACTTCCCCCATGTTACTTGCAGCGATTCGTTTCATCCTAGCAGGTTTCATCATGGCCATTGTCGTTAAGCTCATCAAGCGCCCGCATCCAAAAAAGATTATGGATTGGACGAAATTGAGTATCATCGGTTTTTTCCAGACAGCTGGTGTCATGGGATGCATCTTTGTAGGTTTAAGGACCATTTCAGCCGGGGAACTTTCGATCTTGACATTCATGAACCCATTATTAGTGGTCATTTTTGGCACGTTATTTCTTAGAACGTTATACACCCTCCAACAATGGTCAGGGGTTTTGCTCGGCTTTATCGGCGTGTTTATCACAATGGGCGCACATCTTGATTTGAAGACCGGCACCCTCCTTGGATTGATGTCAGCCATTTCCTGGTCGATTGCAACCCTATTGATGAAAAATTGGGGACATACTTTCGACACTTGGGTCATGTCAGCCTATCAAATGCTGTGCGGGGGTATTCTCCTGCTCATTGGATCATTTCTTTTTGAACAGCCCTTTTTCAAGATTACCCAGGCATCCATCATTATTTTGTTATGGCTGGCCATCATGGCATCCATCGTTCAATTTTCGGTTTGGTATTTCCTATTACAAAACGGTGATCCAGCAAAAACAAGCGCTTTCCTATTTCTAGCTCCCTTTTTCGGTGTCCTATCTGGCTACCTCTTGCTGGATGAGCCTGTTCACTGGTATGTTGCAGTTGGAGGATCGCTCATTTTCATCGGCATCTTTTTGGTTAACTGGGAAGCCCACCATATTCAGGCAGTGGAAAAGGCATGTAGTGTGGATTCTGCAAAATGA
- a CDS encoding cation:proton antiporter regulatory subunit, whose product MKIRESELPGIGQKFEIITRNDEKLVIVIHDDGRRELYHFDNEHEDVISSITLNDQESRQMASIIGGMVYKPQALETIEMSLGDLVIEWFKVEPGSKAINQTIGSIDIRSNYNVTVIAHSKKGKKQLNNPGPDSIIETGDTLVISGERKDIRNLIRELLTDERSD is encoded by the coding sequence GTGAAAATTAGAGAAAGTGAACTTCCTGGTATTGGCCAAAAATTCGAAATCATAACGAGAAATGATGAAAAGTTAGTAATCGTCATTCACGATGACGGCCGTCGGGAATTATACCATTTTGATAATGAGCATGAAGATGTCATATCAAGCATCACCCTTAACGATCAGGAATCCCGGCAAATGGCTTCCATCATAGGCGGCATGGTTTATAAACCACAAGCACTTGAAACGATTGAAATGTCATTGGGTGACTTGGTGATTGAATGGTTCAAAGTCGAACCGGGTTCAAAGGCCATCAATCAAACGATCGGATCGATTGATATCAGGAGCAATTATAACGTGACCGTCATCGCCCATTCTAAAAAAGGAAAAAAACAACTGAATAATCCTGGTCCTGACTCCATCATCGAAACAGGCGATACCCTTGTGATATCCGGTGAAAGAAAAGATATCCGTAACCTTATAAGAGAATTATTGACCGACGAAAGGAGTGACTAA
- the megL gene encoding methionine gamma-lyase, which produces MTGKYKQFETAVIHEGYDSKKHLGSLATPLFQTSTFTFENAEQGERRFAGMEDGYIYSRLGNPTVQVLEEKIAALEGGEAGLAFGSGMAAVSAVLFALTKTDDHILCSQGLYGCTFGLLQLMKNKYRITHDFCEMDTEEQVRNMIRPETTCIYVETPINPTMKLIDLQMVVRVAKEYNVTVVVDNTFSTPYLQRPLEYGCDIVLHSATKYLCGHGDVVAGLVVGKKEFMNHVAGTTQKDIGGIISPFDAWLLLRGLKTLPVRMDRHSDNAMAIFHELKKHPKVKKVYYPGDDASPDHYIMQKQMKHGGGLISFELHGTKQNAQEFLNKLKLIKIAVSLGDAETLIQHPATMTHSAIPEDSREQMGISDQLVRLSVGLEAWQDVWQDLQQAF; this is translated from the coding sequence ATGACAGGAAAGTATAAACAGTTTGAAACTGCAGTCATCCATGAAGGATATGACTCGAAGAAGCATTTAGGAAGCTTGGCAACACCCTTATTCCAAACCTCGACATTCACTTTCGAAAATGCCGAGCAAGGGGAAAGGCGTTTTGCCGGTATGGAAGATGGATATATTTATTCTCGCCTTGGAAATCCAACGGTACAAGTGCTTGAAGAAAAGATTGCCGCTTTGGAAGGCGGGGAAGCTGGCCTTGCTTTCGGTTCAGGCATGGCTGCCGTTTCAGCAGTACTTTTTGCGTTAACAAAAACAGATGACCACATCCTGTGCTCACAGGGGTTATATGGTTGTACATTTGGCCTTCTGCAGCTAATGAAAAATAAATACCGCATCACTCATGATTTTTGTGAAATGGATACAGAAGAACAGGTAAGGAATATGATCCGGCCGGAAACGACCTGCATATATGTAGAAACCCCGATCAATCCGACGATGAAATTGATTGACTTACAGATGGTGGTGAGAGTTGCGAAGGAATATAATGTGACGGTCGTAGTCGATAATACGTTTTCGACGCCCTACCTACAGAGACCGCTTGAATATGGCTGTGATATCGTCCTTCATAGCGCTACGAAATATCTTTGCGGGCATGGGGATGTCGTTGCGGGCCTTGTCGTCGGTAAAAAGGAATTCATGAATCATGTAGCTGGGACTACACAGAAAGATATCGGTGGAATCATTTCACCATTCGATGCTTGGTTACTATTGCGGGGGTTAAAGACCTTGCCTGTCAGGATGGACCGTCATTCGGACAATGCAATGGCAATCTTTCATGAACTTAAGAAACATCCAAAGGTGAAAAAGGTATATTATCCAGGTGATGATGCTTCACCGGATCATTATATAATGCAAAAACAGATGAAACATGGCGGCGGTCTTATCTCTTTCGAATTGCATGGCACAAAACAGAATGCACAGGAATTCCTCAATAAATTGAAACTTATCAAAATTGCTGTCAGTCTGGGGGATGCCGAAACATTGATCCAGCATCCCGCTACCATGACGCATTCTGCCATTCCTGAAGATTCGCGTGAACAAATGGGCATCAGTGACCAACTGGTCCGTCTCTCAGTTGGCCTTGAAGCTTGGCAGGACGTCTGGCAAGATCTTCAGCAAGCATTTTAA